Proteins encoded by one window of Blautia luti:
- a CDS encoding SLC13 family permease, which yields MSQQTITLLFLVFTIISFILEKIPLGLTASICAIGLTLTGVVDVSTTFSQYVNSNVILCVGMFVVGQALFETGMANKIGGLVTRFARTERTLIIAIMVIVGVMSGFLSNTGTAAVLIPVVCGIADESGYSRSRLLMPLVFAAALGGNLSIIGAPGNLMGVNALQEMGLSTSFFMYAPVGIPMLLMGIIYFVFIGYRFLPNGKGDTGATVEKQKDFSDVPKWKQTVSLVVLILVILAMIFEKQIGVSIEISACVGAIILVLFGVLSEKEALASIDLKVVFLFGGSLTLAKALDTTGAGELIADKIVGLLGADPNPIVLLLVIFIVTCALTNFMSNTATTALMIPIAVSLANNLGADPRAVVIATVIAGSCAYATPIGMPANTMVVGLGGYKFKDYVKSGLPLILVSFVICMILLPVLFPFYP from the coding sequence ATGTCTCAACAAACAATCACACTGTTATTTCTTGTGTTTACGATCATTAGTTTCATCCTCGAAAAGATACCACTTGGGCTTACAGCTTCGATCTGTGCAATCGGATTGACACTCACCGGAGTAGTGGATGTATCTACAACGTTTTCACAGTATGTAAACAGTAACGTAATCCTTTGTGTCGGCATGTTTGTAGTAGGTCAGGCACTATTTGAAACAGGAATGGCAAATAAAATCGGAGGTCTGGTTACCAGATTTGCCAGAACAGAAAGAACATTGATCATTGCGATCATGGTAATTGTAGGTGTGATGTCCGGATTTTTATCCAACACAGGTACAGCAGCAGTGCTGATCCCGGTAGTCTGTGGAATCGCCGATGAATCCGGCTATTCAAGAAGCCGCCTTCTGATGCCTCTGGTATTTGCAGCAGCACTTGGCGGAAACCTTTCCATCATTGGCGCACCCGGAAATCTGATGGGTGTAAACGCACTTCAGGAAATGGGACTTTCCACAAGCTTCTTCATGTATGCGCCAGTGGGAATCCCAATGCTTCTTATGGGAATTATCTACTTCGTTTTCATCGGATACAGATTTCTGCCCAATGGAAAAGGGGATACAGGGGCAACTGTTGAAAAACAGAAAGATTTCAGTGATGTACCGAAATGGAAACAGACTGTTTCACTGGTAGTTCTGATACTTGTGATTCTTGCAATGATTTTTGAGAAACAGATCGGAGTCAGTATTGAGATTTCTGCATGTGTCGGAGCAATCATTCTGGTGCTGTTTGGAGTTCTTTCAGAAAAAGAAGCACTGGCTTCCATTGATCTGAAAGTAGTATTCCTTTTTGGAGGATCTCTTACACTTGCCAAAGCCCTGGATACAACAGGTGCCGGTGAACTGATAGCAGATAAGATCGTAGGCCTTCTGGGTGCAGACCCGAACCCGATCGTGCTTCTTCTGGTAATATTCATTGTAACCTGTGCACTGACAAACTTCATGTCAAACACGGCCACAACCGCACTGATGATCCCAATTGCAGTTTCTCTGGCAAACAACCTTGGTGCGGATCCGAGAGCTGTTGTTATCGCCACTGTTATCGCAGGCTCCTGTGCATATGCAACACCGATTGGAATGCCTGCAAACACTATGGTAGTAGGACTTGGAGGATATAAATTCAAGGATTACGTGAAATCAGGTTTACCGTTGATTCTGGTATCCTTCGTGATCTGTATGATCCTTTTGCCTGTTTTGTTCCCGTTCTATCCGTGA